A single genomic interval of Zunongwangia sp. HGR-M22 harbors:
- a CDS encoding nucleoside deaminase — MTEEDKKFMRRAIALAEEGMDTGAGGPFGAVVVKDGEIVAEGWNIVTSSNDPTAHAEITAIRRACENLNTFQLEDCILYTSCEPCPMCLGAIYWARPKKVFYALNHNDAAKIGFDDQFIYEELDKDIENRKVPFENIIREEALPVFEKWDRKENRIDY; from the coding sequence ATGACTGAAGAAGATAAGAAATTTATGCGTCGGGCAATAGCTCTGGCAGAAGAAGGAATGGACACCGGAGCAGGAGGTCCTTTTGGAGCAGTAGTTGTAAAAGACGGGGAAATTGTTGCTGAAGGATGGAATATCGTTACTTCTAGTAACGACCCCACTGCTCATGCTGAAATTACTGCGATAAGAAGAGCTTGCGAAAACTTAAATACTTTTCAATTAGAAGATTGCATTTTATACACAAGCTGCGAACCTTGCCCTATGTGCTTGGGTGCGATTTACTGGGCCAGACCCAAAAAAGTCTTTTATGCACTAAACCACAATGATGCTGCAAAAATTGGATTCGACGACCAGTTTATCTACGAAGAATTAGATAAGGATATAGAAAATAGAAAAGTCCCTTTTGAAAATATAATTCGAGAAGAAGCTTTACCTGTTTTTGAAAAATGGGACAGAAAAGAAAACCGAATCGATTATTAA
- a CDS encoding sugar phosphate isomerase/epimerase family protein, with protein sequence MNKIGVCSWILGIEDPNKLMEKVKLLNLDGIQFSGDWRNYDAKEIRAAADHFEIEIFAIDPYNCAPPILEEANKSSAIEFYKKMIDFAVETDVPVVTLQGLAQWTTNCPNAEESWSMLVECCKTLDAYAQLKKVKLAYECVNRYESTMIHTVSKGLDLINAVGHNNFSLILDSFHMHIEESDPIQAIKEASDFMLSYQISDSNRSGIGRGQVDFVNHHAVLEELNFEGPIMIEVVLPELVPNATPQTSSQLERLDEEIRRSARVWRNLKEN encoded by the coding sequence ATGAATAAAATTGGAGTTTGCTCTTGGATTTTGGGGATTGAAGATCCTAATAAATTAATGGAAAAAGTAAAATTATTAAATCTTGACGGGATACAGTTTTCTGGAGATTGGCGTAATTACGATGCTAAAGAAATAAGAGCCGCGGCAGATCATTTTGAAATTGAAATTTTTGCCATAGATCCTTACAACTGCGCCCCACCGATTTTAGAGGAGGCGAATAAATCATCGGCAATCGAGTTTTATAAAAAGATGATAGATTTCGCAGTTGAGACAGATGTACCGGTAGTTACGTTACAAGGCTTAGCACAGTGGACTACTAATTGTCCTAATGCTGAAGAAAGTTGGTCGATGTTAGTGGAGTGCTGCAAAACTTTAGATGCCTATGCACAGCTCAAAAAAGTGAAATTAGCTTATGAGTGTGTTAATAGATACGAATCGACGATGATACACACAGTTTCAAAAGGTTTAGATTTAATAAATGCTGTTGGCCACAACAACTTTAGTTTAATATTGGATAGTTTTCATATGCATATCGAAGAAAGCGATCCTATACAGGCGATAAAAGAAGCTTCTGATTTTATGCTTAGTTATCAGATTTCAGATTCTAATCGATCTGGAATAGGCAGAGGGCAGGTAGATTTTGTAAATCATCATGCTGTTTTAGAGGAATTAAATTTTGAAGGACCAATAATGATTGAAGTCGTTTTACCTGAATTGGTTCCTAATGCAACTCCACAGACATCATCACAACTAGAGCGATTAGATGAAGAAATAAGAAGGAGTGCAAGAGTATGGCGTAATTTAAAAGAGAACTAA
- a CDS encoding MarR family winged helix-turn-helix transcriptional regulator: MSEKYENLKLENQLCFPLYTASRLVIQRYQPMLKDLDLTYPQYLVLMVLWEKDEVNLSTVAEKLQLQSNTLTPLLKRLQQRGYLERKRSETDERNIVITLTEKGKALKDQACDVPAMLAEQLPLSLDEAKELYRLLYKMIGKMSEK, translated from the coding sequence ATGAGTGAGAAATATGAAAATTTAAAACTGGAAAATCAACTTTGTTTTCCGTTGTATACGGCTTCACGATTAGTGATTCAGCGATATCAGCCAATGTTGAAAGATTTAGATCTTACCTACCCGCAATATTTGGTGTTAATGGTGCTTTGGGAAAAAGATGAGGTAAATTTAAGTACAGTTGCAGAGAAACTTCAGTTACAATCTAACACTTTAACGCCGCTTTTAAAGCGACTTCAGCAACGTGGATATTTAGAGCGAAAACGCTCTGAAACCGATGAACGTAATATTGTAATAACCCTAACCGAAAAAGGAAAAGCTTTAAAAGATCAGGCTTGCGATGTACCCGCAATGTTAGCCGAACAACTTCCATTATCCTTAGATGAAGCAAAAGAATTATACCGATTGTTATACAAAATGATTGGAAAGATGAGTGAAAAGTAG
- a CDS encoding organic hydroperoxide resistance protein, translating to MKTQYQTTVEATGGRNGHVKSEDGFVDFDVLMPKELGGNGGATNPEQLFAAGYAACFDSALNLVMSKAKVKPENPTVVKATVGIGPNDKGGFQLAVKLAVEIPGVENEKAQELVEQAHQVCPYSNATRGNIEVELEVI from the coding sequence ATGAAAACACAATATCAAACCACAGTAGAAGCCACCGGAGGAAGAAATGGACACGTAAAAAGTGAAGACGGATTTGTAGATTTTGACGTTTTAATGCCGAAAGAATTAGGCGGAAATGGAGGAGCTACCAATCCCGAGCAATTATTTGCAGCAGGTTATGCCGCTTGTTTTGATAGCGCTTTAAATTTAGTGATGAGCAAAGCCAAAGTAAAACCCGAAAATCCAACAGTAGTAAAAGCTACCGTAGGAATTGGCCCAAATGATAAAGGCGGATTTCAATTAGCCGTAAAACTTGCGGTAGAAATTCCTGGAGTTGAGAACGAAAAAGCGCAAGAATTGGTAGAACAAGCACACCAAGTTTGTCCGTACTCTAACGCCACTCGCGGAAATATTGAGGTAGAATTAGAAGTAATTTAA
- a CDS encoding L-dopachrome tautomerase-related protein, protein MMKTSLYCIVLMLLFQPVAAQEYHSDNLETVADLGEYMAIGLSVSSDNRVFVSFPYREGKPYKYGLTEIIEGKTVPYPNKAWNTHAGNEKKRFVKVQDLYVDANDMLWILDSKPSSGGSIFGDDGKAEAGKFKLLKINLKTDEFEHVYYFEDLDKTVSGLNDIRIDTDKQLGYLSDPGQAAVVILDLKTGNTRTVLQNIEATKANPEVVLTYHGKEMRNKDGKPFSSNVNGIALTSDNKYFYFKPINKLNLYRIETKFLADASLSERELEAKVEDLGKVGITHGLIADQKGNVYLTNSVDYSVKYVSPKDGKVHTLVQDSRLLWPDSLGIGSDGFLYFSCSQLQRQSFWNDGESNVEFPYQIFRVKLP, encoded by the coding sequence ATGATGAAAACCAGTTTATATTGTATCGTCTTAATGCTCCTTTTTCAACCTGTTGCAGCACAAGAATATCATAGTGATAATCTAGAAACCGTAGCCGATTTAGGCGAATATATGGCCATTGGTCTAAGCGTTTCCTCTGATAATCGCGTTTTTGTATCGTTTCCTTATAGAGAAGGTAAGCCTTATAAATACGGTTTAACAGAAATTATTGAGGGTAAAACCGTTCCGTATCCTAACAAAGCGTGGAATACACATGCTGGTAACGAGAAAAAACGCTTTGTAAAAGTGCAAGATTTGTATGTAGATGCAAACGATATGCTTTGGATACTCGATTCAAAACCATCATCTGGCGGATCTATTTTTGGTGATGACGGAAAAGCGGAAGCAGGAAAGTTTAAGTTGCTGAAAATCAATTTGAAAACTGATGAGTTTGAACACGTCTATTATTTTGAAGATTTAGACAAAACAGTTTCCGGTTTAAATGATATTAGAATTGATACCGATAAACAGCTTGGGTATCTTTCAGATCCCGGACAAGCAGCAGTAGTAATTCTAGATTTAAAAACCGGAAATACACGGACGGTTTTACAAAATATTGAAGCTACTAAAGCGAATCCGGAGGTAGTTTTGACGTATCACGGAAAAGAAATGCGTAACAAAGATGGAAAGCCGTTTAGCTCGAATGTAAATGGAATTGCGCTGACTTCAGACAACAAGTATTTCTACTTCAAACCCATTAATAAATTGAATTTGTATAGAATTGAAACCAAATTTTTAGCCGATGCTTCGCTTTCTGAACGTGAGCTGGAAGCAAAAGTGGAAGATTTGGGCAAAGTTGGTATTACTCACGGCCTGATAGCCGATCAAAAAGGGAACGTTTATTTAACCAATTCTGTAGACTATTCCGTAAAATATGTCAGTCCGAAAGATGGCAAAGTACATACGTTGGTTCAGGATTCTAGATTGCTTTGGCCCGATTCTTTAGGCATAGGAAGTGATGGATTTTTGTATTTTTCGTGTTCGCAATTACAGCGCCAATCGTTTTGGAATGATGGCGAATCTAATGTTGAATTTCCGTATCAGATATTCCGAGTAAAACTTCCATAG
- a CDS encoding aldo/keto reductase, which produces MANRRNFIQKSILGSAVILAAPSILSAASTASGAIPSAKIKNNHLREKFKPEWKFGMGGVAAGNGFHVNSDEEIRGAMDAAWENGVRYFDTSPWYGLGISERRMGSYLFNKNREDFVLSTKVGRLLIPDANFSMPDGLWKGKLNMNYTYDYSAEATRKSVEDSLHRLGLAYLDIVFIHDLSPDNPDFSRSDYEKYFEQAKNGAMPELTKMREEGLIKAWGLGVNTTEPILETIQVADPDIFLSAKQYSLIYHEDDLNNVFPVCEREGISIVVGAPFNSGFLAGKDRFDYSKDIPEKYLEKRAELQKVADKYKVDLATAALQFCAAPVVVSSVIPGASSAAQSAANAKSMSVNIPSDFWKELKTKGLIAQNAPEPK; this is translated from the coding sequence ATGGCTAACCGAAGAAATTTTATACAGAAGTCAATTTTAGGTTCTGCCGTAATACTGGCGGCACCTTCAATATTAAGTGCAGCAAGCACAGCTAGCGGCGCAATTCCTTCAGCAAAAATTAAAAATAACCATTTACGAGAAAAATTTAAACCCGAATGGAAATTTGGTATGGGTGGCGTTGCTGCCGGAAATGGGTTTCACGTAAATTCAGATGAAGAAATTCGTGGCGCAATGGATGCTGCTTGGGAAAATGGTGTGCGTTATTTCGATACCTCACCTTGGTATGGCTTAGGCATAAGTGAACGCAGAATGGGAAGTTATCTTTTCAATAAAAATCGTGAAGATTTTGTGCTATCTACCAAGGTGGGAAGATTATTAATACCCGATGCTAATTTTAGTATGCCCGATGGTTTATGGAAAGGAAAGTTAAATATGAATTACACATACGATTATTCTGCGGAAGCAACCAGAAAATCGGTTGAAGATAGTTTACATCGTTTAGGTTTGGCTTATTTAGACATTGTTTTTATTCACGATTTATCACCCGATAATCCTGATTTCTCTAGAAGTGATTATGAAAAATATTTTGAACAAGCCAAAAATGGCGCAATGCCCGAGCTCACCAAAATGCGAGAAGAAGGTTTAATTAAAGCTTGGGGATTGGGCGTAAATACTACTGAACCTATTTTAGAAACTATTCAAGTAGCCGATCCTGATATTTTCTTGTCGGCCAAACAATATTCGTTGATTTATCATGAAGATGATTTAAATAACGTTTTTCCGGTATGTGAGCGAGAAGGAATTAGTATTGTGGTTGGAGCACCGTTTAATTCCGGATTTTTAGCAGGGAAAGATAGGTTTGATTATAGCAAAGATATTCCTGAAAAATACTTAGAAAAAAGAGCTGAATTACAAAAAGTAGCCGATAAATATAAGGTAGATTTAGCTACGGCAGCACTTCAGTTTTGTGCCGCGCCTGTTGTTGTTTCAAGTGTGATTCCCGGAGCAAGTTCTGCGGCGCAGTCGGCTGCGAATGCAAAATCGATGTCGGTGAACATACCATCTGATTTTTGGAAAGAATTAAAAACAAAAGGCTTAATAGCTCAAAATGCACCAGAACCCAAATAA
- a CDS encoding transglycosylase SLT domain-containing protein, which yields MIRPLRHFFTHSNIFKFSICIFLLGTLLNCSESRNTNAEDSPELAINQYSKSFSEIKEDGKLTVITIYNSTSYFLYRGKPMGFEYELVKKLAEHLNLELDIKVAEDIDHLFDMLNAGEGDLIAFGLSVTEDRKKLVNFTDYHYLTHQVLVQRRPEDWRRLPMYKIKKQTINDPIEMIGKTVHVRKNSSYFERLENLEDEIGGQIDIQLVPGNKTTEDIIKMVVNEEIDYTIADYNIAAINQTYNPILDIDTEISFSQRIAWAVRKNSSELLAEINAWLKNIKKKDFYYVVYNKYFKNKKSYRRRIKSKFYSKNEGKISQYDEIVKTNVARLGWDWRLLSSQIFQESRFKPNENSWAGAGGLMQIMPATAKDLGISDITNPSENIRGGTKYLEQLKEKFTNVTDSIQKIKFTLAAYNCGLGHVRDAQRLAKAFDEDPYQWDDNVEDYMLKLSSREFFSRPEVKYGFVRGREPFLYVKEIFLRYKHYKKLIPFETPETNSKVASN from the coding sequence ATGATTAGACCTTTACGCCATTTTTTTACACATAGTAATATTTTCAAGTTTAGCATTTGTATATTCTTATTAGGGACTCTTTTAAATTGTTCTGAGAGTAGAAATACTAACGCTGAAGATTCTCCCGAACTTGCAATTAATCAATATTCCAAATCTTTTTCAGAAATAAAAGAGGATGGGAAACTCACCGTTATTACCATTTATAATTCTACCAGTTACTTTTTATACCGTGGAAAACCGATGGGGTTTGAATATGAATTGGTGAAGAAACTAGCTGAACACTTAAACCTGGAATTAGATATAAAAGTTGCCGAAGATATCGATCATTTATTTGATATGTTAAATGCCGGCGAAGGCGATTTAATTGCCTTTGGGCTGTCGGTAACTGAAGACCGAAAAAAGCTGGTGAATTTTACCGATTATCATTACCTCACCCATCAGGTTTTGGTGCAGCGCCGTCCGGAAGATTGGCGAAGATTACCGATGTACAAAATAAAAAAGCAAACGATCAATGATCCTATCGAGATGATTGGGAAAACAGTGCACGTACGCAAAAATTCGTCTTATTTTGAACGATTGGAGAATTTAGAAGATGAAATTGGCGGGCAGATCGATATTCAGTTAGTGCCGGGCAATAAAACTACCGAAGATATTATTAAAATGGTGGTGAATGAAGAGATTGATTATACCATTGCCGACTATAATATTGCGGCGATCAATCAAACCTACAATCCGATTTTGGATATTGATACCGAGATCAGTTTTTCGCAACGCATTGCTTGGGCAGTTCGAAAAAATTCATCTGAACTATTAGCTGAGATTAATGCGTGGTTAAAAAATATCAAGAAAAAAGACTTTTACTATGTGGTTTATAATAAATATTTCAAAAACAAGAAATCGTACAGACGCCGAATTAAAAGTAAGTTTTACAGTAAAAATGAAGGGAAAATTAGTCAGTACGACGAAATTGTAAAAACCAATGTAGCACGATTAGGTTGGGACTGGCGATTGCTGAGTTCTCAAATTTTTCAAGAATCTCGTTTTAAACCCAATGAAAATTCTTGGGCTGGGGCAGGAGGTTTAATGCAAATTATGCCGGCCACAGCGAAAGATTTAGGAATTTCTGATATTACAAATCCTTCAGAAAATATTAGAGGCGGTACCAAATATTTAGAACAGTTAAAAGAGAAGTTTACAAACGTAACAGATAGTATTCAAAAAATAAAATTTACGCTTGCCGCCTATAACTGTGGTTTGGGTCACGTTCGTGATGCCCAACGATTGGCCAAAGCTTTTGATGAAGATCCATACCAATGGGACGATAATGTAGAAGATTATATGCTGAAGTTAAGCTCGCGTGAATTTTTTAGTCGGCCGGAAGTTAAATACGGTTTTGTAAGAGGTCGAGAGCCTTTTTTATACGTAAAAGAAATCTTTTTGCGTTACAAGCATTATAAGAAATTGATTCCTTTTGAAACTCCGGAAACCAACTCCAAAGTAGCTTCAAATTAA
- a CDS encoding ethanolamine ammonia-lyase subunit EutB translates to MSYKFSANHITYNFRDLKELLAKASPYRSGDVLAGLAAKDNKERVAAQYALSEVPLKDFLENPIIPYAEDEVTRLIIDSHNAEAFYPISQFSVGEFRDWLLSYEATPEILKKISPGLTPEMVAAVSKLMRNQDLIKIAQKCEVVTKFRNTIGLKDRFSVRLQPNNPVDDPKAIAASTIDGLLYGCGDAVIGINPATDSPTAVSELLKLLDNFRQQYEIPTQTCILSHISTTMEIIQKAPVDLIFQSIGGTQKANESFGINLAMLQEAYEAGLSLDRGTIGKQMMYFETGQGSELSANAHHDIDQQTCEVRCYAIARKYNPFLVNTVVGFIGPEYLYDGKQITRAALEDHFCGKLMGLPMGCDVCYTNHAEADQDDMDSLLTLLGVAGCNYIMGVPGADDIMLNYQSTSFHDAMYVRKVLNKRPAPEFEEWLLKMGIIDEKGNRQPLPESHKLISNG, encoded by the coding sequence ATGAGTTACAAATTCAGTGCAAATCATATTACTTATAATTTTAGAGATCTTAAGGAATTGCTAGCCAAAGCTAGTCCATATCGTTCTGGTGATGTTCTTGCTGGTCTCGCTGCCAAGGACAATAAAGAACGCGTGGCAGCGCAGTATGCTTTAAGCGAAGTTCCACTAAAAGACTTTTTAGAAAACCCCATTATTCCTTATGCTGAAGATGAAGTTACTCGCTTAATTATAGATAGCCATAATGCCGAGGCTTTTTACCCAATATCGCAATTTAGTGTGGGAGAATTTAGAGATTGGCTGTTGAGTTATGAAGCTACTCCGGAAATACTAAAAAAAATTTCTCCCGGACTTACTCCAGAAATGGTTGCAGCAGTTTCAAAATTAATGCGGAATCAAGATCTTATAAAAATTGCGCAAAAATGTGAGGTCGTGACAAAGTTCAGAAATACGATTGGACTAAAAGATCGATTTTCAGTTCGATTACAGCCCAACAATCCCGTAGATGATCCTAAAGCGATTGCGGCTAGCACGATAGACGGACTACTATATGGCTGCGGCGATGCCGTGATAGGAATTAACCCTGCAACCGATAGCCCAACCGCTGTTTCAGAATTATTGAAATTATTGGATAATTTTAGGCAACAGTACGAAATTCCTACCCAAACTTGCATTCTTAGTCATATTAGTACGACAATGGAGATTATTCAAAAAGCACCTGTAGATCTAATTTTTCAATCTATTGGTGGCACTCAAAAAGCAAACGAATCTTTTGGAATTAATCTGGCAATGCTTCAGGAAGCTTACGAAGCCGGACTAAGTTTGGATCGAGGGACTATTGGAAAACAAATGATGTATTTTGAAACCGGACAAGGATCGGAACTTTCGGCTAACGCACATCATGATATCGACCAACAAACCTGTGAAGTAAGGTGCTATGCCATAGCTAGAAAGTACAATCCGTTTTTAGTAAATACAGTTGTTGGTTTTATTGGTCCTGAGTATTTATATGATGGTAAACAAATTACTCGTGCTGCTTTAGAAGATCATTTCTGTGGAAAATTAATGGGATTACCTATGGGATGTGATGTTTGTTATACCAATCATGCTGAAGCCGATCAAGACGACATGGATTCTTTACTAACGCTTTTAGGAGTTGCCGGATGTAATTACATTATGGGAGTTCCGGGAGCAGATGATATTATGCTGAACTACCAAAGCACTTCCTTTCATGATGCCATGTATGTACGAAAAGTTTTAAATAAACGTCCTGCTCCCGAATTTGAAGAATGGCTCTTAAAAATGGGAATTATTGATGAAAAAGGAAATCGCCAGCCTTTACCAGAATCTCATAAATTGATCAGCAATGGATAA